A single genomic interval of Corvus hawaiiensis isolate bCorHaw1 chromosome 5, bCorHaw1.pri.cur, whole genome shotgun sequence harbors:
- the MAD2L1 gene encoding mitotic spindle assembly checkpoint protein MAD2A, giving the protein MAAQQQLGREHQGITLRGSAELVAEFFSYGINSILYQRGIYPPETFTRVQKYGLTLLVTTDPELANYLNNVTEQMKEWLYKCIVQRLVVVISSIESSEVLERWQFDIECDKTAKDDNGPREKSQKAIQDEIRSVIRQITATVTFLPLLESACAFDLLIYTDKDLAVPEKWEESGPQFIANSEEVRLRSFTTTIHKVNTTVAYKKDSVP; this is encoded by the exons ATGGCAGCGCAGCAGCAGCTCGGCCGCGAGCACCAGGGCATCACCCTGCGCGGCAGCGCAGAGCTCGTCGCCGAATTCTTCT CCTATGGAATCAACAGCATCCTGTACCAGCGGGGCATCTACCCCCCCGAGACCTTCACCCGCGTGCAGAAGTACGGACTCACCCTGCTGGTCACCACGGACCCCGAGCTGGCCAACTACCTCAACAACGTGACGGAGCAGATGAAAG AGTGGCTGTACAAGTGCATCGTGCAGCGCCTGGTGGTGGTCATCTCCAGCATCGAGAGCAGCGAGGTCCTGGAGCGGTGGCAGTTTGACATCGAGTGTGACAAAACTGCGAAGGATGACAA tgGACCACGAGAGAAATCTCAGAAGGCAATTCAGGATGAAATTCGCTCTGTCATCAGACAAATAACTGCCACAGTAACCTTCCTGCCACTCTTGGAATCTGCCT GTGCCTTTGACTTGCTGATATACACAGATAAAGATCTGGCAGTGCCAGAAAAGTGGGAAGAGTCAGGACCACAGTTCATAGCCAATTCAGAAGAGGTTCGGCTGCGTTCCTTCACTACCACAATCCACAAAGTCAACACCACGGTGGCTTACAAAAAGGATTCTGTTCCCTAA